The nucleotide sequence AACAcgttttaactacatgtatagtCACTGAcgtatcattatattttttaagattttgcacAACATATAATAAAAACGTTCGAAGTTGAATATGTGTATTAGTTCTACCTTATAAACTAGTCAAGAACATAAACCGCTAAGAGGTTCACGGTATTAACCAAGAAGGTATTCAAAATAAATGTGATGCAAAATGGGgattgtgaattttgttaattgtatCGCAACTTTGTCAAAGTTCATTTATTTACAGCTTTCCGGTACATCGGATGCTTTGAGGACAGTGTTGCCCGTATCATGCCAGTCATGCTCCCATTGTCACGGTCGAACTCGCCGTTGGAGTGCGCCGCTCGCTGCCATGGTTACCCTTATAGCGGCACACAGGTCGGAAAACAATAGTGTTCAAATGGGTAACCGAAATAAAAACAGAATCCGCGGATCAAATACCCGCGGATCCGGATCAATGTATCTGAGAACTATACCGGTTCAGGTCGCTAGTTACGAGGTAGAAgattatatgtttaaagcgtaGATAGATAAAGaaagtgcaaacatgtatatCAATTCCTAATATTCATAAATAAGTAGAAGTGACGAACAAAAATCATTAATGTCGAGTATTATCTGATATTCAAATCCAAACATGGCGACGTTCTTATTCGAAACATGAAAATCAACTTCATCGTCAAAACGGAAATCAGATCTGACAGTAAAGGTTATTTTGGTTTCTCCCCTCAAAGTAAGAGACTCGTTATTTTTGCTTTGCGAGTTATTGTTTCTGTATCTTGTATCGCTGTTTTAAGTAAATGATTTAATGAATGATAAGGAAAGCCTTTGGATTTCGATGTactcgagctaaaataaataggtttaaactaagtaaATGATTGTAAATATTGATAATCTTGATATGCAATAATAGAATGTGCTTATTACGTtcaaaaatattgtgtatatCTTATAAGTAGTTATATGCTGTTCAGTATTCTAATcataattacatgtaaataaatcaaaCTAAAAGAAACTTATTATAACATTCTATATAATCTTACATGACAAACAATTTAATATGAAATGCGCTAAAACATGGTATGAAAATTAATGTAGTTATATTTGAATTACCGTATAACATATCTGACCCGACCCGACCCGAATTTTGTCGGGAATTTAAATTTTCACCCGCCGTCTCGACCATAAGCATATTTTTGCCCCGTGAGAGCCCTAGTTAACAAGAGGTGTCAACAGAGTGGACAATCGTTTGGTATCTTAAATCGGAATAACAACAAAGCCGGTCAAGAATAAATCAAAGAATTGCCAAAGGGGCTTCATAGATTTTAATGGGCAATTAAACAAAATCAATTGTAAAATGGACTTATATATATGTTGTGTTTTAGGACGGCATTGAGTGTTTTTGTGGACACTATCTGAACGCCAAGAAAAGGAAGGATTCCGAATGTAACATGGCCTGTCCTGGGGACAACAGTCAA is from Dreissena polymorpha isolate Duluth1 chromosome 14, UMN_Dpol_1.0, whole genome shotgun sequence and encodes:
- the LOC127858715 gene encoding WSC domain-containing protein 2-like is translated as MFFGVVISSFVVTIVAASCVTNPCQNNGTCNLPHYTGDTALYYCRCTSGWEGRYCKDPFRYIGCFEDSVARIMPVMLPLSRSNSPLECAARCHGYPYSGTQDGIECFCGHYLNAKKRKDSECNMACPGDNSQKCGGSWRMSVYSNMAEK